The following proteins are encoded in a genomic region of Notolabrus celidotus isolate fNotCel1 chromosome 19, fNotCel1.pri, whole genome shotgun sequence:
- the LOC117831482 gene encoding tripartite motif-containing protein 16-like: MAEQGFQVDQDRFCCSICLDLLKAPVTISCGHSYCMSCIKSHWDGEDLKTDYSCPQCRQIFTPRPVLGKNTMLANLVEGFKKTGLQDAPSDRCYARPGDVVCDFCTGRKRKALKSCLQCLVSYCEEHLQPHYESAAFGKHKLVDPDKKIQDNICPHHNEMMKIFCRTDQECICYLCSMEGHKDHDTVSAAAERTEKQNELWVSQQNIQQRIQSREEDVKMQQLKEEAINRSADQAVQDSEEYFKYLIQLIRKRSSDLEQQIRTKQNTEVSRVRDLGEKLDEELTDLRRTSAQLELLSNTEDNVQFLHSYTALPADTGSADTCSIDIGPVQCFEDVTAAVFKVKNTLQNILSDEWERISLAVRLVDVLPQPEPKNRDEFLQYSYPITLDGDTATGQLSLSAGVRRATGIEETFSGIKMGIQLPFVSLDSPSEIFQLQVLSREHLPGRCYWEVEWDGVAVSVAVTHKCMRGVVHERGFGYNDRSWALMCFRNCYQFIHDNIKTFILSPLSNRVGVYLDQKAGTLSFYAVSETMTLLKTVQTRFTEPLYAGLFVGYHSTAEFK; the protein is encoded by the coding sequence ATGGCAGAGCAGGGGTTTCAAGTGGACCAGGACAGATTCTGCTGCTCAATCTGTCTAGATCTACTGAAGGCTCCGGTGACGATTTCCTGTGGTCACAGCTACTGTATGAGCTGTATCAAAAGCCACTGGGATGGAGAGGATCTGAAGACGGATTACAGTTGTCCTCAATGCAGACAGATCTTCACCCCCAGGCCGGTCTTGGGGAAAAACACCATGTTGGCAAATTTAGTGGAGGGATTTAAGAAGACTGGACTCCAAGACGCTCCGTCCGATCGATGCTACGCCAGACCTGGAGATGTCGTCTGTGATTTCTGCACCGGGAGAAAACGTAAAGCTCTGAAGTCCTGTCTGCAGTGTCTGGTCTCGTACTGTGAGGAACACCTCCAGCCTCACTACGAGTCCGCTGCTTTTGGGAAACACAAGCTGGTCGACCCCGACAAGAAGATCCAGGACAACATCTGCCCTCACCATAATGAGATGATGAAGATATTCTGTCGCACTGATCAAGAGTGTATTTGTTATCTCTGCTCCATGGAAGGTCATAAAGACCATGACACAGTCTcggctgcagcagagaggaccGAGAAGCAGAACGAGCTTTGGGTGAGTCAGCAGAATATCCAGCAGAGGAtccagagcagagaggaagatgtGAAGATGCAGCAGCTGAAGGAGGAGGCCATCAATCGCTCTGCAGATCAAGCAGTGCAGGACAGTGAGGAGTACTTTAAGTATCTGATCCAGCTTATTAGGAAAAGAAGCTCTGACTtggagcagcagatcagaacAAAGCAGAACACAGAAGTCAGTCGAGTCCGAGACCTGGGAGAGAAGCTGGACGAGGAGCTCACTGACCTGAGGAGGACCAGCGCTCAGCTGGAGCTGCTCTCAAACACAGAAGACAACGTCCAGTTTCTTCACAGTTACACCGCTCTGCCAGCTGATACTggctctgcagacacatgcagCATCGACATCGGCCCTGTGCAGTGCTTTGAGGAtgtgacagcagcagtgtttaaGGTCAAGAACACACTTCAGAACATCCTCAGTGATGAATGGGAAAGGATTTCCCTTGCAGTGAGATTAGTGGATGTTTTGCCACAACCAGAGCCCAAGAACAGAGACGAATTCTTACAATACTCATATCCAATCACACTGGATGGAGACACAGCCACTGGGCAGCTTTCCTTATCTGCTGGGGTCAGAAGAGCGACAGGGATTGAAGAAACATTTAGTGGGATAAAAATGGGGATACAATTGCCGTTTGTTTCCCTAGACTCCCCCAGTGAGATCTTCCAGCTGCAGGTGCTGAGCAGAGAGCATCTGCCTGGGCGGTGTTATTGGGAGGTGGAGTGGGATGGGGTCGCAGTTTCAGTAGCAGTCACACACAAGTGTATGAGAGGAGTCGTACATGAGAGAGGCTTTGGGTATAACGACAGGTCCTGGGCGTTAATGTGTTTCAGGAACTGTTATCAATTCATCCATGACAAcatcaaaacctttattttaagCCCTCTGTCCAACAGAGTCGGGGTGTACCTGGACCAGAAGGCTGGTACTCTGTCATTCTACGCAgtctctgaaaccatgactctccTCAAAACAGTCCAGACCAGATTCACGGAGCCGCTCTATGCTGGACTCTTTGTTGGTTATCATTCCACAGCCGAGTTCAAGTGA